The segment TGACTGTCGCCCCTCCTTCCAATCTGAACTCCCGCAGAATTCTGGCTGGAGGGACGTTGGCCTTCTTGAAATGCCCTTCCAAGGGTTTGTTGACCTTCTTCTTCCGCGTCTCCACCAGACCTATCTGAACGACGTCGTACCCATCGTTCTCTTTCGTCTTTCTCTGGACAACCACGCAAGGACCAGCCTGCATGACCGTCACGGGAACGACGACACCGTCCTCCTGAAAGATCTGGGTCATGGCAATCTTTTTTCCGATCATCCCTTCAATCATGGCGTATCAGCACCTTCATTTTTTAACGAACCGTTATCCGGGTAACACCTGATAGATTTTCTATCACTGGCTGAAAGCCTTGATCTCGACATCGACTCCCGCGGGGAGATCGAGCTTCATCAGAGCATCCACGGTTTCGGGAGTGGGCTCGATGATGTCGAGAAGCCTCTTGTGTGTCCGGATCTCAAACTGCTCCCTCGACTTCTTATCGACATGAGGCGACCGCAGGACGCAAAACTTATTCTTCGCCGTTGGCAATGGTATAG is part of the Acidobacteriota bacterium genome and harbors:
- the rpsJ gene encoding 30S ribosomal protein S10 yields the protein MLNEKIRIRLKAYDHRVLDQSTTEIVDTARRTGAKVIGPIPLPTAKNKFCVLRSPHVDKKSREQFEIRTHKRLLDIIEPTPETVDALMKLDLPAGVDVEIKAFSQ